Genomic DNA from Cucurbita pepo subsp. pepo cultivar mu-cu-16 chromosome LG13, ASM280686v2, whole genome shotgun sequence:
AAACGGTCCAGTTTTGATCCAGTAGAATACGCTTTGTATAAAAGTTATCAGCTTCTTGTGCACAAAGATAGCCCAGATCGTATATCAGAAGCCTCATATCGAAACTTCCTAGTCGACACCCCCCTCAACTTTGTTCCCTCAACTGGTGATGGCACAGTTCCTCCCTGCGGTTTTGGTTCTTTTCACCAGCAATATTTGATTGATGGGAAGCTAGTTGCAGTTGGCGTTGTAGACATCCTTCCAAGGTGTTTATCGAGTAAATATTTATTCTGGGACCCTGACTATGCTTTCCTATCTCTGGGGAAGTATTCGGCCCTACAAGAAATAGAGTGGGTAAAACAGAATCAAGCACACTGTGCCAGTCttcaatattattatcttGGCTATTATATTCACAACTGTGGAAAGATGAAATACAAGGCAACATATTGCCCATCAGAGCTTCTTTGTCCACTTCGTTACACGTAAGTTTTTCTCTGTTCGTGGGGGATTATTGAGGCTGATTTGTTTACTTAAAAGGGTGAGGATAAAATTAATGTCTTGTTCTTCCCGGGTAGCTTGAGTCAGTTTGGGGGTTTTAGTTAGTAATTCCTTAATTTCCATGGCTATTGACATTAGACAAACACCAAGAGTAATAGAAGCTAAGTCAACAAATGTGGTCTAGAATTAGGAGCCATTGAGTAACTAGAAATTTGTTCGGTCATAAGTAACTCATTACTACCGATTagtcatttcaaatttgacCCATGAGCTCTGTATCTCCTCAGGTGGGTTCCATTTCATGCTGCGAAGCCATTGCTTGATCAAAAATCTTATGTAGTCCTATCAGATTTTTCACTCCAACAAAATGGGGAATCGTCAGCACTTGACCAGGTACCGAACGATATGGAACTTGAACACGATACCGATTACCTGGAAGAACCAGATAATGATAATATGGACGAGGATGGGGAGATGGCTGAGGATTACTCGGACGAATCTGATGAGGACTTGGGCTCAGAAAGCCGTAGCCTGGCCTCTGAAATGGAAGATGGAGATGTAACAAATATCTTAATCGGCATAGGCAACTCCCGTATGAGATACAAGGACATAAAAGAAGCCATCTTCCCCTCTAGAAGAAGCTACGTAGAAAATCAGTTGGTTAGATACAAAAGAGTGGTTGGTAAAGAGCTCTCGGAAAGGATAGTTTATACACTCCAGTGACCGTCAATGCAACACTGCAGATTTCAATTCCTGAAGCTGTCTGAGAGCTGTCTCTGTTCATTGTTTATATGTTTACTTTGTCAGCTGTATTTGAACTTTCATTACAGACTGCTGAGGCATTTGAgtcttccattttcattttccatttgtCCATGTCAATGAGGAATCTTTTCTAGAGTTATGTTTGTGTTTTTACAATGTGTTCATGAATGTTTTCATGTgaaacacattttttttacgaCAACTTCGGGTAAATGTTGATTAAATGTTTCTTTACGAACActaacttttatatttaaccAAAAGAAGGCCACAGATTTGACGACGAACATATCATGGGGTATTGCAAAGTAATAATCAGTAACATGAAGTTACAGAAGAATCAGAGTCAAATGATTCCTGTTCTGTTACAAACAGCAAGTTAGCTGctgaaatgagaaatgacagATGAAGAACCAGTGAGTTGAAGCATATGAACATTGGAAGTGTGGAATGTACAGTTGGAATAATATGATTcaccatcttcatcttcttcatcatcatcaaactTCATCTGCATCACTTCCTCCACCATGAGCTGTTTCATGGCCATGAGCATGACTGACCCAGTAACTGGTTCCTCCAGGCCCTGAAACCTTGGACCtgttcatcaaacaaaaaatgcaTACATTCATAACTACTTCATAAAACCATGTAAGCATTTTTCATACTTCAAGGGTTAAACCATATGAACCAAATaacatcattttcttaacTATGATCAAGATAGATGTTCTTCCCAGAATGTACATTTCAGAGCAGCTTCAAAACTCAAAGTAATGATTCAAAGCAAATATCTGTAGAATATTTTAGTCTAATCTGATGTACATTTACTTACCGCTCAAGTACCGACTTCCCTTCTTTGTACTTCTGGCTCTTTTCAAAGGCAGTTTCCTGAAGTGAATGATCAAAGATCACCAAAAGAAGTTAGcacaaataaaaacataacaGCATAGGACTTCTAGGTTCTTCTGATATCTTACATATGTCCATCCCACAATTGATCCACACCCAACACAGAAGATATCAGCAACGGTATGCATCCCTGTCATCATCATTCTCGTTTCTTTCACTCCAATAGAAACATTCACTCTgttaaaagggaaaaaagtgAAGATTAGTTTAAATTCTTATGCATATAGAGGATGATGAACCTTCACTACTAAAATGACAACACATTTACTTGAAATTGCGAGGGAAGAGCAGCAGCATATACAAAAGTTATGAATCCCAAAACTACATATTAAGAGCAGTtgataaaaaatgtaaaataaaagggGGATTGAACAAGTTAGGATTTGATCTCTATCCCCATTCTTTTAGTTAGTCATCGGgaagaaacaaacaagatTTGGGATCTTTAATGGAAACATTTGGCCAAATTACCACTGTGATCCAGGAAAACTTACACTTTACTGAAGAGGTAAGCTTTCCCATGTCTGGATTGGAAAGACTGAATAATAGAAACACAGGAAAAAATAAGTCAGAACACTTTCTCCAATGACATTCCCCAATATCTTTTAATCTGAAAATGAATACTCAAAGGGTAGACCCAACAAAGGGCATCAACAGAGCCAACAAATATACTCAATCAAAATCTTAACCAAATTTATAGATCATCAAGTTAAGAAAATGCCCCAAGAAGAAGCCTGGGGATGGGAGCTGATCCTTCTAATAACAACTTTTACAATTAAAACAGTCACACACCATAGTTTTCTTATCAAATTAAAGGATCGATCAATATCGTCAACGCATCAGAAACGTAatctaaagaaaaaatcagaTCAGAAATCAGAAATGAACAGTTAGTGTATCAAAACCTTGGAAACGATGTCCTCATAAAGAGCAAGATGGGTTCGGCAGTGCTTGCAGCTATAGATCCTTCCTTCAAGGTTCACCACGAACAACCTCCCCATGGCTTTGAAATctcatacaaaattgaaaaggggAAATGGGTTATCAGAAATTGAGTTGCTCAAGAAATCAGAACCaacagaaagaagaagaggaagaatcGAGTGGGAAACAaggaagaaatcgaagaaaaaaagggaaatgaaaagaaagggaagagaaTGAGAAGGGAAGCTTACCTATGTTCTTGTGGGTAGTCGCAAGTTACAAGAAATGTGGACAGAGAAGTTTGGTTACGTCTCGCCAATTATAAATACCACTTTCTCTGTAAAAGACGGTCCCTTTACCCAATACGACGTGGATGCTAATGCAATCAACTGTTCGGCTTCATTTTTCcacttggattttttttatatatttatattattttctcctTAGCTTTTTGGGTTCATTTCTAAATTCCACTCAACCCCTCCATTCCATGTCGTTTCCCAATTCTCAGACAGAAACAGTGATTTCCATCGATCACTgcaagcccattgctagtaCGACCATGGAGCTGACTGGTGTCGGCGGCAGGCGGCGCGGACTGTGAGCTGTTGATAAAATTGGAGGGGTAAAGCCATCGTCGTGTTCAGCGAAGTCAGCAATGGGCGAAGGATTCGTgtcctctcttctctctctccaaaaaAGGAACAACAAAATCTAGAATGTGTTTTTTCGGTAAGTTGAACAGATCCGAATCTTCGACTTTAGAAAAAAAGCAGCCTTATCCATCTGCTCTTTCCAACTTCATAATTCTGGTTTTATCTATAAAGAAACAATTCGGAATTTATAGAAGTTAGAGATGAATTATTCATTTAacattgttaaattttaaatcaaaattcataattaataattaaaaatctataTTAGTAAACTGTTTAACTTATTAATCATTTACTTTAACCTTAAGGGTTCCCAACCAATGGTTAAGCCatcttcaaattaatttcttgGCATCCAAATCTTGCACAGTTGATGTCCCAGAGATTAGTTAAAGGTGTGTGCAAACTGGCTCGGACACATCCAAATGTTACATAGTCAAGTTGTTTGTCCCCGAGATTAGTCCGATGTGCGCAAACTGGCTCGGAAacccataaaataaaataaaggtatTGAATATTGATCTGAATCAAGAGGAATATAGTGAATTGGTGTATCAGAATAGAGTAAGGTAAAAGGGTATAGGAGGACTCTTTTCTGAAGCTATAAATAAAGAAGGATTGTagcattaaaaatttgagatgGTTTCTTGTGTAAAGGGGAAGGGGTATGGTAGGCAGACCAGCAAACCTAAAAGCAAAACTAGAATTCCGAGACCAACATACTTCGAGTCGGGATCGGTGATTTCCTCAGAAAGTGGAGCGATTGGACCTCTCTGTAAGAAGAATATCAAAGCCACCCAATAAAATGCTACATCACTAAACAGTGAGCCTAGTCCTAGAAGAACAATCGAAACGCCTGTGATTCGAGCAGATGCCTGTTTAGAATGAGAacttgatcaacaagaataaACTTTTCAGCTATAAATCAACTTGATCAACAGGGTTGATTTCAGGTGGCCAAGATGGAAAAGTTAACCATACCTTTCTTCCCCATATGGAGAAGGCAATTCTCCCACCATCAAGCTCTCCAGCAGGGATGCTGTTGATGGCATTGATGAGAAGTCCAGCCCAAGCCCATATTACAAGAGGGTTCACGGATATAGAAGTTCCTTCCTTCAGGGCATCGCCCAAAATTAGCTTTGCTGAGAAACACAAAGGATACCATAGATGTTAAATGTCTGCTACATGAACTTGGAAGACTGTGAAAGCATTAACTTAGTAAAGATCCAAACGCATgagaaaaattatgattacCAAGACCACCGGCAAGAAATGACTCATGAAACACGGAAGCATCAACGACAACTCCAATGCCATCACTAGGTGGCAAGATGAAACCTAGAATGTAAAGAAGGAAGCCCACGGAAAACCCAGCTAACGGTCCTGCTAATGCCACTTTGAGCAGATCTTCACGCTTGGGTACAATATTAATGATCCTTGTGATTGCACCAAAGGCGCCTATCTGCAACCAAAACAGTTCACTagattcataaatatatttggacAGCATTCTACACAAGTTGGCAGTCATTGAACGGAGAAAAAACAGCTGAAATCCGCTAGGAATATATTGATGAATTGTTCTATGATCAAAGAATACTTGCGGGAAAACTGTATATCACCTGCCAACTAGGAACAAAGTATGGAATCCCAAACTTAATTCCTGCTTCTCTTGCAACTAATATATGGCCAAGTTCATGTACTCCCAAAACAAGTGCAGTTACAAAAGCACCAGATATTCCATCTTTAAGCAACTCAAGGTTGTCAAAAGTCGATCTGCCACAAAAATAATGcatctaaaaattcaaatgaggTCATGAAGCAGCAACAAAGACCTTCCCCAGTAGATAAAAATTCTCTTAATGACGACACGTAAAAAAACATTGTACAATAGGAGCAGCAGATttacataaaaagaaatgggaaaaacttataactaaaaaattcaattattgaacAGAAGATAATACTAAAAGTGCAAGTGCTTATAGGACATTTTTCATACAGTAAGTTGGATTGTAATGCAGGCACATTTCGAAGAAGTAGGGTAAATACAGTAACCAGTCCAAAAGCGGCAGCAGCAAACCATTCTGGGACAGCTgcaaatttttaactttaatgtGAATGTCCTTATTCTCTCTAACTCGCAACTCCCACAAGGGTAAATAGCATCAATCACAAACTCAATGCTCACCTGTTGTCTCGGGTTGCAGGGTCTTTCGTGGGACAACAACAGCTACAGGTTTATCATCCTCTGGattaactaaaagaaaaagcttaTATACATCCCCAAATTTATCCTGTACAGTTCCCGGAATATTAAGTAAGCGACTAATTACTTAGTGATATTTAAGAATCAGTAACATAAAGACAAATGCAGACATAGAGATACCTCCATTCTCCTCCTTATCTTTTCGTAGCTCTTAGCAGCCTCTCCTCGCAAATTTCCTTTAAACAAGACTCCACCCTAGCAGAAGataccacaaaaaaaaaaaaaaaaaaaaaaaaaaaaaaaaatacatgctTGGTTAGGATATTCATATTCGGCCATCCAGGTCGTTTTGTCCACTCTATATTAAGTAGTTTCAAACATCTCTTCTTTTACTtattcacatattatatacAATTCACACGATATCAGTTGCAAGTTTTATTAGAAGTTAAATTTGTGTATGGAATTTTCACGTGttaaaaaacttatttgaGAGAGAGTAGGTAAACTAGTACTAGATTATGTTAGTGGCTAACATATATAGCTCCATTCCAGCCCAACCCCTACtttcatattaattataaaaattcaaagaaaagtagaaaatCACGAGGCATAAATAAGAAGATTAGATATATAATCAACTCACCTCATATGGATCCTGACTTGTCACAAAGAAAGTATCAAATCCAAATACTTGGTTCTTAAGAATTTCAATTGTTTCTCGGGGAATTCTGAACGATTCATCCAGTTGTTGTGGCTGTTGGCAATTTTATCAAACGAATAACAGGTGAGGTATGGAGCATGAAAACTTTCCTTTTAGAGTGTTACAAGAAAAATACAGCAACAAACTATAAGTACCTTTAGTCCTGGAAGTGGAGATCCACTAGCAACTTCTACATTATCAATATCCTGTTTCAAAGTTTAAAAGCACTTCAAACACATTGAGGACACAGACTAAGTTTGTAATCACCCCTTCTCTGACACTTCAAGAagatttgatttataaaatGAAGTGGTGACTCATAAGCCGGATTCTGATGGTGAGATTAAGATAAGACCTCCtatgttttattaattacaaCAACTGAATTATATACCCTTGCTGGATCAGTATTTATACCGAGTATAGGACTTGGTGTACACTCAAGTGCACCATGCAATAAAGATTTACAGGCTTCTGTTGGAAGAAGACAAAACTCTGACTTATATTCTATAAAAAAGCATCATTTAGAACTCATTTCCGGACAAAGCACGAATGTCTATTTCAGTCGGCAGTAGCTTCTCGAGAACACTTTCTAGCCAGAAACTGATTTCCAAGCTAGTTTCATTACGTATAAGGGTTGCAAATGGCTAGAAATACCATACCTGGATGTCACCTTGGTCCttgttttcaacattattGACTCCATCAACCGCCTGAGGATCAAGCTGAAATTTATCTTCTGTGAAGGAGTCGGAGAAAGATGGCTGATCCCGACCTTCAGAACCATCTTCTTCCTACAAATTGAGGTATAGTCTAATTAACCCGTTTAACCATTTACAAGAATGAGTGAAATATAGGTAAATGTCACTAGACAAGTAAAACATCTACTTCCAATTGCAAATACACACTCCCTTCAAGCATCCAACGCCAATTGTGGAAATAATTTCTACGTTACAAATAAACATGTAGTTTAAGAAGACTGACCATGACAAACAGAAAAATATGTCACTAAACAAGTAAAAAGGATTCAGCTGCAAAGTTACGAATACCTTATCATTATTGCCATCTGGTTCAGTCTGCGTTTCGGTAACTCTACAAGAAACCCCTCGCTTCGCACGGCTATCAGTAACAACACTACAAACAGAAGAACAACGAATTTAATACCCTTACAGCCCTGCATTACGAGCCTCCAATTAGAAACTAAGCAAGTTACCTGGAGACCTGATAGAGCTTGAGGCTGTAATGACGAATCCGTTGCTCCCTGAAGCCAGTAAACGAAGGCAAACAAGGATTGAAACGAACGTAACAGCAAGAGCTGCACTGAGACAGGGGGAAGGAATTCCCACGAAAAGTTGCAGGAAAATTCATTTAAGAAAGTACCCGCGAAACTACTGAAGCTAACCCAGTAGATTAAATAGCTCCATTGATTAGAAAAATAGCTCCCAGCGATTGTGAGCTGTTTGACTGAAAATTTCGCGGGGATTCGATGACCCAGTGGGATGAGGAAGATTCTGTCTTGGGGTGCTAGTCTTATCCGTGAGAGAAACGAGGAGATAAATTGCAAAATGAATTATCCGGAAAAACGAAAACCGAATCGAAATGGGCATATTCGTAAAATATGTATGAATTCCAACATCAATACTTCAATCCTCGCACACGATAAGACTTTTGAAAGTGTattaattttcacttttaactTTCGAGATTATGAAATCAACTCTTGGTAGAAACACATTGTAATTatctattttctaaaaatctcAAATAACACAATGGTTATTCTTGAAACTAAAACCTATTCAAGTTAATGTAAATATCGAAATACTCATCCAATGTAAAAAACACAAAGATGAAAGAGACAAGATTTGGCTGATTAATATGTGCACATCAGGAGGGGAAGTCTGATGCTCTTCTGTGTACGCCTTCGATATTTATACAGTAGAGAGACAATTCAATGATGGGCAGTTGTTGGGGCCTTGGGTGGACACTGGTAGCACTCCGCAAAAACCCCAAAAGTGTCGACTTGCTTGATGAAGTTGGCTATGCTAGCCCACCCTCCAAATCCAAACCCAACGACCAGGACCCAGACCACTATAAAACTGTTCACCACATACATGGCTACCCAGCTAGGGAGGAAGAAGGGAAGTTTCTCTGCAGCATTCTGCACCCAAAGTAGATTCTACTATCACCATCTTCATCCATCTAAATTTATACAGGGGTTTACGACTATGGTAACTTCTTGGTTCGCTTCATTAGAATTCTACATATCATTAAAGGCTGAATCACAGGTAACAAACAGAATATTCAACCAGTTTGCATTAAATAAGGAATGTTCTGAACAAAGCACATGGTAAAAACAGCTCAAGACTATGTAAGGAATGTTCTGAACTCTTAACCAAGTTtgcattaaattttcaatgatTCAACTATTAGCTTAGATTGCAAAATTATTGGAAATTTAGACCAAATCAAACTATGACCCAGTAAATGATATGGTCAAGAAGTGATGGGAGATTGAATACATAAGTATTATGTAAAATGtaattgaagaaatgaaatagaagGATAAAGAGACAAAGGCATTTACCTGTCGGGCAGAGGCAGATCTGAAAGTGAGCATGTGTGCTAAAGAAGGGATGATGTAGACGGTGAAGCTAACCAGAAGCGCCCCCACCGCAGAGTTGATGGGTCcgaaaaaggggaaaataaTGGCCAAAAACCAAATGGGTATCACAACCGGTAATCGGGCAAGCGCCCTCAGACACATGCTCTTTGAATCATGCATTCCAATCACTTTCTCCCACACGAAATACAACGGCGTACAAGCAAACCCAAATGTTACAAACTGCACACCAACCGTTCGATCAAAtgcataaacaaaaaaaaaatagtgagaaaatcaaaattcgcAATGAGGAGTAAGAACTATGGAACTGAAAGACAATGCTCTTgttttcatgcattccaatcACTTTCTACCACACAAAACAAAACGGGATGCAAGCAATCCCATATGTTATGAACTGCACCCAACCGTTTGACGTCAAATCAAATTTGCAATGAAATTTAGGTAGTATAAACAAACCTGATGAATGAGCATGAAAACGACGGCGGCGGTACGCCATCCGCTGAcgggaagaagagagaaggcGTTGGAGTGAGCAAGGAGTTGGTCGCCGAAAGCCCAGTAGACAGCGGCAGCGGAGGGGATGGTTAAAGTGAAGACGTAAAGAGTGGCAGTGAAATAAATAGTCTTGAATTTTCGAGGCTTCCACATGGCGTCCATTATTTCCCTAACGCGCCAAATTTCCCTTttcagatttttctttttctcgtatcaaatttgaaatttaataaaattaaaaaaaaataaatacttttggCCCAAAATtcacaatattttaataaaaaaaactatatcttttttaattttaactactcttattaaaaaattcatttatatttttttaattttaactactcttattaaaaaattcatttataaccgtgagatcccacaacagTTGAAGAGTGGAACTAATGTCAACAACAGGCTAAGCctccaaaaggggtggattgtgata
This window encodes:
- the LOC111809034 gene encoding probable zinc metalloprotease EGY2, chloroplastic, which gives rise to MNFPATFRGNSFPLSQCSSCCYVRFNPCLPSFTGFREQRIRHYSLKLYQVSSVVTDSRAKRGVSCRVTETQTEPDGNNDKEEDGSEGRDQPSFSDSFTEDKFQLDPQAVDGVNNVENKDQGDIQDIDNVEVASGSPLPGLKPQQLDESFRIPRETIEILKNQVFGFDTFFVTSQDPYEGGVLFKGNLRGEAAKSYEKIRRRMEDKFGDVYKLFLLVNPEDDKPVAVVVPRKTLQPETTAVPEWFAAAAFGLVTVFTLLLRNVPALQSNLLSTFDNLELLKDGISGAFVTALVLGVHELGHILVAREAGIKFGIPYFVPSWQIGAFGAITRIINIVPKREDLLKVALAGPLAGFSVGFLLYILGFILPPSDGIGVVVDASVFHESFLAGGLAKLILGDALKEGTSISVNPLVIWAWAGLLINAINSIPAGELDGGRIAFSIWGRKASARITGVSIVLLGLGSLFSDVAFYWVALIFFLQRGPIAPLSEEITDPDSKYVGLGILVLLLGLLVCLPYPFPFTQETISNF
- the LOC111809037 gene encoding protein yippee-like, translated to MGRLFVVNLEGRIYSCKHCRTHLALYEDIVSKSFQSRHGKAYLFSKVVNVSIGVKETRMMMTGMHTVADIFCVGCGSIVGWTYETAFEKSQKYKEGKSVLERSKVSGPGGTSYWVSHAHGHETAHGGGSDADEV